The following coding sequences are from one Saccopteryx bilineata isolate mSacBil1 chromosome 3, mSacBil1_pri_phased_curated, whole genome shotgun sequence window:
- the PPP3R1 gene encoding calcineurin subunit B type 1 isoform X2 produces MAGAGKQKVDADEIKRLGKRFKKLDLDNSGSLSVEEFMSLPELQQNPLVQRVIDIFDTDGNGEVDFKEFIEGVSQFSVKGDKEQKLRFAFRIYDMDKDGYISNGELFQVLKMMVGNNLKDTQLQQIVDKTIINADKDGDGRISFEEFCAVVGGLDIHKKMVVDV; encoded by the exons ATGGCAGGTGCAGGCAAACAAAAAG TTGATGCTGATGAAATTAAAAGGCTAGGAAAGAGATTTAAGAAGCTTGATTTGGACAATTCTGGTTCTTTGAGTGTGGAAGAGTTCATGTCTCTGCCAGAGTTACAACAGAATCCTTTAGTACAGCGAGTAATAGATATATTCGACACAGATGGGAATGGAGAAGTAGACTTTAAAG AATTCATTGAGGGAGTCTCTCAGTTCAGTGTCAAAGGCGATAAGGAGCAGAAATTGAGGT ttGCTTTCCGTATCTATGACATGGATAAAGATGGCTATATTTCCAATGGGGAACTcttccaggtgctgaagatgatGGTGGGGAACAATCTGAAAGATACACAGTTACAGCAAATTGTAGACAAAACCATAATAAATGCAGATAAGGATGGAGATGGAAGAATATCCTTTGAAGAATTCTGTGCT
- the PPP3R1 gene encoding calcineurin subunit B type 1 isoform X1 → MGNEASYPLEMCSHFDADEIKRLGKRFKKLDLDNSGSLSVEEFMSLPELQQNPLVQRVIDIFDTDGNGEVDFKEFIEGVSQFSVKGDKEQKLRFAFRIYDMDKDGYISNGELFQVLKMMVGNNLKDTQLQQIVDKTIINADKDGDGRISFEEFCAVVGGLDIHKKMVVDV, encoded by the exons ggAAATGAGGCAAGTTATCCTTTGGAAATGTGCTCACACT TTGATGCTGATGAAATTAAAAGGCTAGGAAAGAGATTTAAGAAGCTTGATTTGGACAATTCTGGTTCTTTGAGTGTGGAAGAGTTCATGTCTCTGCCAGAGTTACAACAGAATCCTTTAGTACAGCGAGTAATAGATATATTCGACACAGATGGGAATGGAGAAGTAGACTTTAAAG AATTCATTGAGGGAGTCTCTCAGTTCAGTGTCAAAGGCGATAAGGAGCAGAAATTGAGGT ttGCTTTCCGTATCTATGACATGGATAAAGATGGCTATATTTCCAATGGGGAACTcttccaggtgctgaagatgatGGTGGGGAACAATCTGAAAGATACACAGTTACAGCAAATTGTAGACAAAACCATAATAAATGCAGATAAGGATGGAGATGGAAGAATATCCTTTGAAGAATTCTGTGCT